The Metallosphaera hakonensis JCM 8857 = DSM 7519 genome includes the window AGTTCTCAAGCGTCATGAGTTACCTCATTGCTCATCACGTAAAGATTGTGTTCACTGCTGCAGACTCAGTGATAGTGGTCAAGGGAACTGCCTCCCAGCTAAGTCAGGTCCTAGGAATTCATTACCTTCTCATGTCCAATGGGACTACACAGTACTACACAGCCATCGGGACCCCCAAGATATCAGGTATCGTAATCTCAAGTAATGTCTCAGCCATCTTTTTCTCCCACCCCACAACCTTGTTCACCCAAGCTGACGTAGAGAAGCTCATGAACACCTTGGAACAGCCCAATCAGACTTTCCCCATAGAAGGTTACAAGCTCACAGATCTTCACGGAGTTTACAACGTGAGTTCCCTTCTGGCCAGGGGAGTAAACGGGACCAATTACACGGTTGGGATACTGGACTTCTACGGTGACCCTTACATTCAACAACAGCTAGCCTACTTCGACAAGATATATCAGATTCCTGCACCGCCTAACTTCACCGTCGTCCCCATTGGCCCCTATAACCCCAACCTTGGGATTACTACGGGTTGGGCAGGGGAAATCAGTCTGGACGTGGAGTCCGCTCACGCCATGGCTCCTGGAGCTAACATAGTCCTTTACATCGCCAATCCCAACCTCCCCCTGTCCTCCGTGATAGCCCAGATCGTGTCCCAGGACAGGGTTGATACCCTCTCCCAGAGTTTCTCAATCCCAGACGAGTTCTTTCCTGGGTTTTCAGGGCCCACCTTCTATGAGTGTGTCGTGCTGTCGGATCAGTATTACGCCATGGGTAGCGCCGAGGGAATCACCTTCCTAGCCTCTTCAGGGGACGGCGGTGGTAGTGGATATAGCGCCGGTCCACTGGGCACTGTGGGCTACCCTGCTACCTCGCCCTTCGTGACGGCCATGGGAGGAACCACGACTTACCTTACTTTCGACGGTTTCTCCTTCAATGTGACGGCATGGTCCAATTACGGGTTTGTCCCACCCAACGTTAACTTCGGAGGTAGCTCGGGTGGAATAAGTCAAGTGGAACCCAAGCCCTACTATCAATGGGACCTCACAACCCCTAGAACTTACCCCAACGGAAGGGAAATTCCTGACATATCGGCGAATGCAGACGTCTATCCAGGTATCTTCATAGTGTGTCCTGGAAACGTGACCGAGATCTCGGGAGGGACCAGTGAGGCCTCTCCGCTCACCGCTGGTCTTTTGACTCTGGTGATGCAGTACGATCACTCCAGGCTTGGAAACATAAACCCGGACCTCTACTACCTGAGCAAGGTAGACCCCGCAGTGTTTTACCCGATCACTTTCGGGTATAACATACCCTGGACTGCATCCCAGGGTTATAATCTAGTCACAGGCTTAGGTCAGCTGAACGTGGGTAACCTAGCCACTGCAATGAAGAAAATCCCCTCCTCTCTCTCAGTGATGGTTAACGTGTCCAACACAACAGTTATACCAGGTCAGAGGATCACGGTGGAGGCTAACGTCACCTTGAACGGTACCCCGGTAACTGCAGGCCAATTCCAGGTTACTCTGGAGGGAGTTAACGGAAACCTGACCACTGTCCCCCTAAGCTATCAGAACGGGGAGTGGACAACTTCCCTCACGATACCGGGAAACGATAGCGGAGTCACATATCTCACGGTCTGGGGAACTTCAGGAGGTATCTCGGGATACGGTATGACGGAGCTCTTCTCAGGGTATTTCGTTCAATTCCTCTCACCCGTTCCGTACTCCACTTCCTGGACGGGATCTGGGATCACCATAGTGGCGAACGCCACCACGCCCTCAGGGTCCCTCTCTCCCGAACCCACACTTCAGGTGGACGTTTACTCCTACAACATCACGGACAACTCCTACACCTTAGTAAACGAGACTATTCTAAATTACACTCCCAGCGTTGACGCTTGGGTGGGATCCCTCATAGGAGATCTACCCGCTGGACCTCTGTTGTTGCAAGTAGTCAACGGATTCGGATACGACGCAATATTCAACGGCATAGGCATGAGCTCCATGTTCATTCTTCCACCGACCGTAGCGGAGCCCGGAACGGTCTACCCAGGACAGGACATCATCGTGTTAGGTTCACTAACTCCCCCAAATAACTTACCCTCCACCACCTCCTTGAACTTGGCCACTGGCTCCAACATGACCGCAGAGTTGTGGAACGGAAGCGTGATCTCAAGTGCAACGATTCCCTTCTCCCCTGCTGGGGAGTATCTGGGTTACCTGAAGGTGCCCAACAAATTGTCCCCAGGACTCTACACGGTTCTCCTGTTCTCGTCCTATGACTCCTATACCCTCAACGAGACCATACCGGGCTTTTATTACGGTCAAATATACGTTGGAAGTGAAGTGACCGCTCCTTTGAATTTCTCCAGTCATTACGTACTTCAAGGTTCAACTCTCTACATCTACAGCAACGTAACTTCCCAGGGCAAAGTGGTTAAGTACGGCATGTTCTCTGCTACCGTTTTCCCCAACATTTTGTCCGACCAATACAGCGCGATATCTACAGTACTGGAGGTGCCCCTCTGGTATAATTCCAGTATAGGACTCTGGGTAGGTAACGTCACTCTCCCATCCACTCTCTCCTTAGGCAATCTGACTTACCTGGGTAACTCCTACTTTGCTGAACCTTTCAAGGTCTTAGTGACGGGAGTCTCAGCTTACGGCGGAGAGACCTCTACCAACATATCCCACGCAGGGGAGATCTACGTTGAGCCGATCACCCTTATCAAGAACGATCCGTCCTACTCCGTGATTCAGACGTATGACACCGCGTTCCTGAACGACACCATTCACGTGAACGGGAACATGGCCAACGATGTCTTCCTAGGTAATGACACCATTGTCGATAGCAACGTTGTCATCACTTCATCTAACGTAACTGGGACCCTAGTGATTGAGAACTCCCACGTAACCTTAGTGGACGCACAGGTTAACAGGCTTATCCTGGTGAACAGTTCCGTGAAGCTGGTGAGCTCATACGTGGAGAGCATTGTGGAGACCTCCTCTCTGATCTCGCCGATCCTCTCCAGGCTAATCAACGTTTACCCTGAGTATCCCGTGATTCAGATTGGGGTTCAGCCATATCAGAACCTTACGGGAAACGTGAGCATACCCATAACTGTGGCTGGGTCTGACGTAACCAACGTTACGGTGGAGCTAGACGGTTCGCCCATCGCCACTTTCCAAGGTAACGGTACTCACACGGTATCCATAGACACAGAGAAATATTCGGACGGAACTCACGATCTCACGGTGATTGTTGGGCAAAGCGACGGACTCAGCACCAGTTTCGCTGCGAAGTTAGTTTTCGAGAATCAGCTCCAGTCTGTGAGCCAGAAGGTGAACGCTCTCAACTCCACCTTACCCTCGACTCAGGGCACAGCTAAGACAGGGGAATACCTATCTATCGTGGGGATAGTATTAGCTCTGGTGGCAATAGTAATCTCCTTGATCAGGAGAAGGTGAAGTTAATGGAGACGTCTTTTTCCACGTTAAATCACACCTTTTTTAGAGGCCAAACCTGTTAAAGAGAAAGTTCTCGGGACTATCTGGTTGCGTCTTCCTTACTTATTTTGGTTTAAGACAAAATGAACCGGGGGAATCTCTGACTGTCCCGAGGAGCTCTGACTTTGTCTATTCATCATTGAGGGCACTCAACCTACGCTTCAGACAGGCCTTATTTCATAATGGGACATTAGTGTTTCTGACAAGTTCTTAGGTAGAGACCAGAGATTTTTTAGGGCAAATACCTACTGGAAATACTAATGTGTGGAGAACAATCATAAAAAGGAGAAGTGTACCAAAAGCCCTTTAGACCCTATGGAGTACTTCCAACAGGGAAATTGAGGCAATTGTGCTCAGAAGGAGGAAGATCAATCCCGCCAAATCGTTAACCTGAAACAGTGAGGAGAACACCACGCTACCCAAGACGCCCGATAATATCTTTCCGGTGTAAAGGATAGAAGTGTTAGCCGTGGAGTACTTGGATCCGTAGACGTCACCCACCAAGGCTGAGAACATGGGGAAAGTGGATCCGCCCATGATTCCCACCAGAAGGATTCCCAAGAGAAGGAGAGAGCTCCTCTCCAGGTTGCCCATTACCGTGATCAGAACCCCACCCACCATCCCGAGCATCATGAGATCTATCCCTCTCATTCTCCCTATCCTATCTGCGATATACCCGAGGAGAGGTCTCCCGATACCACTTGCAACCGGGAAGTAAACGGTGATCAGTGTGTACTCCAGGTTACTCAGGTAATTCCCCAATACATCTAGGGAGGATGAGGCCACGAGCAAAGGTAGGGAAGCCAGGGTGAAACAGGCGTAGATGAGCCAAAACTTCTTCTCCTTCACGGTCTCTCCAGGAGGTGCTCCCTCAAGTCCAGTAGGGTAACGGGTCATGAGAAATAGGGGAGTCAGGATCAGGGAGATCAACCCAATGATCAACATGGAAGTCCTAAAATTGTCCAGTGACAGGATGAAGGGGTTAGCCAATGCTCCACCTAAACCAAAACCCATGGTTACCAGGCCAGAAGCTAATCCCCTTCTCTCTCGGTACCACTTTATTGCTAGGTTCAACGAAATTCCGTACATCACACCCTCTCCCACACTGCCCAAGGTCCAGGTTAGGTAGAACGCGAAGAGGTTTGGAGAAAGGGAACTAAGGATCAATCCCAGGGAGAGAGCTAGCGTGCCCAGTGAGCCCAGAACCCTAGGTCCCGTGGTATCGGCGATCCTTCCCGCGACGACTTGAAAGGACGTGGATACCACAACGAAGAGAGCGAACGCCACCTCCACGGCGTAAGTTGGTTCCTTGAATCCCCTTACAAGGAGAGGGGCGAACGCGTTCCACGAGTACTGATAAACTGAGTTGAAAAGCATTGCGACGAAACCGAGAGCCAAGAAAAAGCGCCTATTCATGGGAAGATAATAGAGGAATCTCTTAAATTCGTGACGAGCACTCCTCGGTGAGGTGAACATCACGTGACATTCTCCATAAGAATATTCTAATCAACATTGGTCGTTTTGTGAAGTTTGAGATTTCTATAAACCTTAGGAAAATAGATTTAGTTGCGTGTTCCAACCCGCGAGTAACGTTATTTGTGGACTTGATGAAGAAACTCATGGAGACTACAGTTTTCGACTGATGATCCAGGTTTCTTTTATTAATTGTAATTTGTGACGAATTAGGTGTAATAAAATAAACTGTCGAGTGTGTATCCCTATTTAGTTGATGCGGTAGTATTTGATCAAATTTGTTACATTTCTTTAAATAAACTGAATTTGTAATGACCTATCAATACCTCGTAAAGTTTAAAAATGGGAAATAAAATACTATTATATGCTGAAAATTAGCGAGAATATGTTGATCGCAGGAATATTAACTCTTATCACGCCGGTTATAAACTTCATGCTAATATACATACTAAACTTATTTATTCGTATTTTAGGTAATACTGAGCATGCCTTATTTCTCAGCACGTTTGTCATAGATATTATATTCTATGTAATTTATATTATATTCTTTTCTTTAATACTGTCAATTACATTAGTCGGAGGAATTATTGGAATATTAGGCGGTACAGCGTACGTCGTTCTATTATCGTACTACTATTCCGTATTTTCCTTTCACGTGACGATGTCCGGAATGCAAATATTTCGACGAAAATATTGATATAGAAACAAGAATTTTTCTAGGTATAAGGTTATATCTGGATAACCTGTAAACCGTCTATCGTGAGACCCCATTCCCCGAGATAGATGATCCGAATTACCGGTAGAAAAATGATAAAAACATAAATATTTTCTACAATATAAATTGAATTTTTTACATTCCGGACATTCTCACGTGTTTCAGAACGGAATCGTCTTTCATTTATCTTTGATAATGACGATATCGAATCTAGTGGCGTCCATTATAATTTTCATAAAGATTCTTAGCATTAATAAAATAGCAAGCATCTTAGGATTTATTGGAGTCACGTTTCGTTCAGTTGGCAACTTTCTTGTTTATTTTCTTTTACTCCATGATACTAGGATTCTGATTACTGGTGCCCCGCAACTTTTAGAGATCGTACGAGATATATTTTTCGGAATAGGACTGATTTTAGGTGTAAATATATCTAGTAGTGTATTCTTTAGAAATTCTGCAGAAGCTGTAATAAAATTTTACTCCCAAACGCAAGGAAATATAAAAGCTATTATTTTGGAAGGCATTCAAGCCATATCTTATATTCCTTCTTATGTTAATGTAGGAACAAATTCCATAGAGGCTAAATTTCCTAAACTAACTCCCAAGGGAGATTTCATGACAATTCTCTTGGATAACGGTTCTTCCATAGATGTTAGGGTAAACACGTATTCTAATAAACCGTAAAATTATTGGTTATCGGAAATTATTTCATATAAGACTAAGGTAGGCAGTTTACGTCTCCTTTATGAATTTAGTTTATCTTAATGGGAGTTCAAAGGGGGCGGAAGACCCCACCCGCGAGGGTGAGGATGGATAGCCCCCTTATAGAAATCTTTTTATGACTCTGTGTCAAAAAATCTTCTTAGACCTTGGCTGTAAGAGCTGGGTCAGTACCCTCGGGACTGGGGGAACTTAAGCCTGTAGAGAGAAAACCCTCCGTAACCTCTCTTCCACACGGGGCATCACAGAACGGTTCCGTTCGATGGGACCTCCGCTGTGGGTGAAGGGGGATCGAGGTTTCTCTGAGAAGCAGGAAATCTCCATCGCGAGATGGAGATGCACCGTCGTAATGACGGGGTAGTTCACTGGTTTCTAAGAACTTATTTTACAGAACCTTAGATGGATCCACGGTATATGCTGTAAAATGGGTACCTAAGGTGAGCTGGACTCCAAACGGTGATAAAACATGAGCCATGAGACTATCAATATACCTCACGGGAATAATTCCCTTTTTTCAGGTTTCATGGCCGATGAGGCATCCTACTCTTTAGTAAGTTTCAATATTTATCGAATTAACCAAATTCTTGTTAATATTAACTGTAATGACGCCAAAGATATATTAAGTGAATACCTAGATGTCGAAGACATAAAGGACTTAATAGATGTGAAGAGACTTGCTTCTTTGATCTTGTGGCTTAAATATATAGGATTAAAAGTACTTGACGTTAGCTTATTCGAAGAACCTTACTTCATCGAGATAGATATAGACGACTGTGATTAGGAGGAGTGGGATAGAATAGCTAAGCGAGTGAAGGAAGAGTTGATAAGGGAAGGAATGGGAGATATCGCGGGAAAGGTGGCAATAGTTTGTCCCAGAGCGCTCTAAACCCTCGCAAGTTAATTCGTTATCTTTCTGGTATATCCACCACAGATGAGGTATCTTTGAGAAGGATTATTAGTGCAATATACTTTGCGTTTTCGTGGTTCTCAACCTGTTCTGTACTTACGTCCACGTGAGGCTAGGTCCCAGACAAGAGGACCTTTGGATGCTGAACGTCATAGTCGATGGGACCTTCTTTGTTCCCGGAGAAAGGGAATATAATACTACCACTTCCTCCGATGTTCTCTACCCAAGAGCGAGT containing:
- a CDS encoding protease pro-enzyme activation domain-containing protein, whose protein sequence is MNRKILSEVLLLLFVFSVIIPSMLTNVNSTKAQSEVIPMRLTGYRETSLPGNTEVLASIYIPLRNVNLLYSYAEQVTNPGSPIYHKFLSPSQVASMFYPVTEFSSVMSYLIAHHVKIVFTAADSVIVVKGTASQLSQVLGIHYLLMSNGTTQYYTAIGTPKISGIVISSNVSAIFFSHPTTLFTQADVEKLMNTLEQPNQTFPIEGYKLTDLHGVYNVSSLLARGVNGTNYTVGILDFYGDPYIQQQLAYFDKIYQIPAPPNFTVVPIGPYNPNLGITTGWAGEISLDVESAHAMAPGANIVLYIANPNLPLSSVIAQIVSQDRVDTLSQSFSIPDEFFPGFSGPTFYECVVLSDQYYAMGSAEGITFLASSGDGGGSGYSAGPLGTVGYPATSPFVTAMGGTTTYLTFDGFSFNVTAWSNYGFVPPNVNFGGSSGGISQVEPKPYYQWDLTTPRTYPNGREIPDISANADVYPGIFIVCPGNVTEISGGTSEASPLTAGLLTLVMQYDHSRLGNINPDLYYLSKVDPAVFYPITFGYNIPWTASQGYNLVTGLGQLNVGNLATAMKKIPSSLSVMVNVSNTTVIPGQRITVEANVTLNGTPVTAGQFQVTLEGVNGNLTTVPLSYQNGEWTTSLTIPGNDSGVTYLTVWGTSGGISGYGMTELFSGYFVQFLSPVPYSTSWTGSGITIVANATTPSGSLSPEPTLQVDVYSYNITDNSYTLVNETILNYTPSVDAWVGSLIGDLPAGPLLLQVVNGFGYDAIFNGIGMSSMFILPPTVAEPGTVYPGQDIIVLGSLTPPNNLPSTTSLNLATGSNMTAELWNGSVISSATIPFSPAGEYLGYLKVPNKLSPGLYTVLLFSSYDSYTLNETIPGFYYGQIYVGSEVTAPLNFSSHYVLQGSTLYIYSNVTSQGKVVKYGMFSATVFPNILSDQYSAISTVLEVPLWYNSSIGLWVGNVTLPSTLSLGNLTYLGNSYFAEPFKVLVTGVSAYGGETSTNISHAGEIYVEPITLIKNDPSYSVIQTYDTAFLNDTIHVNGNMANDVFLGNDTIVDSNVVITSSNVTGTLVIENSHVTLVDAQVNRLILVNSSVKLVSSYVESIVETSSLISPILSRLINVYPEYPVIQIGVQPYQNLTGNVSIPITVAGSDVTNVTVELDGSPIATFQGNGTHTVSIDTEKYSDGTHDLTVIVGQSDGLSTSFAAKLVFENQLQSVSQKVNALNSTLPSTQGTAKTGEYLSIVGIVLALVAIVISLIRRR
- a CDS encoding MFS transporter; amino-acid sequence: MNRRFFLALGFVAMLFNSVYQYSWNAFAPLLVRGFKEPTYAVEVAFALFVVVSTSFQVVAGRIADTTGPRVLGSLGTLALSLGLILSSLSPNLFAFYLTWTLGSVGEGVMYGISLNLAIKWYRERRGLASGLVTMGFGLGGALANPFILSLDNFRTSMLIIGLISLILTPLFLMTRYPTGLEGAPPGETVKEKKFWLIYACFTLASLPLLVASSSLDVLGNYLSNLEYTLITVYFPVASGIGRPLLGYIADRIGRMRGIDLMMLGMVGGVLITVMGNLERSSLLLLGILLVGIMGGSTFPMFSALVGDVYGSKYSTANTSILYTGKILSGVLGSVVFSSLFQVNDLAGLIFLLLSTIASISLLEVLHRV